TGCCGTGCCCTTTCCAGTCTCCGCTTCCCCCTTTCCACAGCATCTCCTCATGGCTGTGACGGGGTATTGTCTCCTCCGTGAGCGTCACTTTCTTCAGTCCGCCGCCGGTCCCGGGCTCTCATAGTCCCGGTCACTGTCATGGAGACCGACAACGAAACGTCCCCTCAGGTCAGGTACCCTGAAATAACCATCCTGGGTCGTGTACCTTACGCCGTTCGCGTTTACCGCAGTGTTGAATGTCGAGCCAATGGCATTGAACAGCTCCGGATGATCGGACTTCCTTAATGGCTGTCCGTCACATAGCACATAGCCTTGTGGCACCCGGGAACCGGCCCACATCTGGACTATCCCCAACGGTGCCGGCTGAACGGTCGCCAGCTCATTGCGGAGCGACCGGTTCTCGTCCATCAGTCCCTTTATGCTCTTAATGTCTGTGAAGCTCTCCCAGGTGTAGTTTTCCTCTCCTATGCCGGGCGCAAGACTCCGGCGCGTGTAGGCTTTCGGGTAGTCCGTATTATTGGCACTTACCGGGATTGCTTCTTGTTTCACATACATGCCGCTTGTGGTCGGTCCGCCATCCCAGGGCAGAACCTCACCCTCCGGCGCGTTCTTGGTCCTTACGAATACATAGCCAGCCCCCCTGCGGGTCCCCTCGCTGTTGGGCTCGCAACCCCAGAGAACCACACGGTCGCCTCCTATGTTGCCGGCAATGGCTGCAAGTGCCACCAGTTTTTGCAGATAGTCCAGCGTCTCGCAGTCCAGAGGAAAATCTTTGTTTGCCTGTGTCAGAAAATTACCTAATATTTTGTCCATTGTCATTTATGGTTTATAGCGTAGCGTTTGCCCGCCAGTTTATACATGTTCAATATTGCCCGTAGTCTCGTTTCCGTCTCGGCCGTCCACAGTTCCTCCGGCACCGTCACCCAGAAGTCATAACCG
This genomic stretch from Duncaniella freteri harbors:
- a CDS encoding tail fiber protein, with translation MDKILGNFLTQANKDFPLDCETLDYLQKLVALAAIAGNIGGDRVVLWGCEPNSEGTRRGAGYVFVRTKNAPEGEVLPWDGGPTTSGMYVKQEAIPVSANNTDYPKAYTRRSLAPGIGEENYTWESFTDIKSIKGLMDENRSLRNELATVQPAPLGIVQMWAGSRVPQGYVLCDGQPLRKSDHPELFNAIGSTFNTAVNANGVRYTTQDGYFRVPDLRGRFVVGLHDSDRDYESPGPAAD